A stretch of the Myxococcota bacterium genome encodes the following:
- a CDS encoding VOC family protein has translation MSDWEVRSIFHFTVNASNFERSLAFYQTLGFRLLRDNRDVVWPAFVAANFGMKRAQGRGALLALGPEEHHTRLDLIEWIEPVLVDGQSHLPIEERVPRIIALRTRNVRAAYADLSRRGIVFTKPPDPPDPRSGIEAVVLCRDPDGNLVELIEYMPGVLGSRVEHLEKRTEEAGR, from the coding sequence ATGAGTGACTGGGAAGTCCGAAGCATCTTCCACTTCACGGTCAACGCGAGCAACTTCGAGCGCTCACTCGCATTCTACCAGACGCTCGGCTTCCGGCTGCTGCGCGACAACCGCGACGTGGTCTGGCCCGCGTTCGTGGCGGCGAACTTCGGCATGAAGCGCGCCCAGGGCCGCGGCGCGCTGCTCGCGCTCGGCCCCGAGGAGCACCACACGCGCCTGGACCTGATCGAATGGATCGAGCCCGTGCTCGTCGACGGTCAGAGTCACTTGCCGATCGAGGAGCGCGTGCCGCGCATCATCGCCCTGCGCACGCGCAACGTGCGCGCCGCCTACGCCGACCTCTCCCGGCGCGGGATCGTCTTCACCAAGCCGCCCGATCCGCCCGACCCGAGAAGCGGCATCGAGGCCGTGGTGCTGTGCCGCGACCCCGACGGCAACCTGGTCGAGCTGATCGAGTACATGCCCGGCGTGCTGGGCAGCCGCGTCGAGCATCTCGAGAAACGGACAGAGGAGGCGGGTCGATGA